A region of the Propionispora hippei DSM 15287 genome:
GGGAGCTGGGATGTGAGTTCCGCTCTCCACTTGACCGGGTTTTTCTGGAAGCCATTAAGTAGGTGAGTCAGCAGCTAGTTGCTACCATTGAAGAAGTAATTCAGGTGCAGGAGGATGGTAAACAGAAACGCCGGGCCGCAGAGGCCGAACTTGGTAACATT
Encoded here:
- a CDS encoding toxic anion resistance protein; this encodes MSQQLVATIEEVIQVQEDGKQKRRAAEAELGNIDNELKQKLLTVVRK